In Paenibacillus phoenicis, one genomic interval encodes:
- a CDS encoding low molecular weight protein-tyrosine-phosphatase codes for MENEKRKVGVLFVCLGNICRSPMAEAVFRHLVNEAGFSERFVIDSAGTGNWHTGNPPHHGTRRILDQYGISYEGLKARQVAQDDFAKFDYIIAMDNQNERDLKALARKTDARIVKLLDLVPESQLKEVPDPYYTGNFEEVYGLVQQGCRALLELIRQEHALG; via the coding sequence ATGGAAAACGAGAAGCGCAAAGTGGGAGTGTTGTTTGTATGCCTGGGGAACATTTGCCGTTCGCCCATGGCGGAAGCCGTCTTTCGGCATCTGGTGAACGAAGCTGGATTCAGCGAACGGTTTGTGATCGATTCGGCGGGAACCGGCAACTGGCATACAGGCAATCCGCCGCATCACGGCACGCGCCGCATTTTGGATCAGTACGGCATTTCCTATGAAGGGCTGAAAGCGCGGCAGGTGGCGCAGGACGATTTTGCCAAGTTTGACTATATCATTGCGATGGATAACCAGAACGAACGTGATTTGAAGGCGTTGGCCCGCAAGACCGATGCCCGGATCGTGAAACTCTTGGATCTGGTGCCGGAATCGCAGCTAAAGGAAGTTCCCGATCCGTATTACACCGGGAATTTCGAAGAGGTCTACGGCCTGGTGCAGCAGGGCTGCCGCGCTTTACTGGAATTGATCCGGCAGGAGCACGCCCTTGGCTAA
- a CDS encoding carbohydrate ABC transporter permease produces MKNQKTMTEHLFDAALYLFLTCIFLVTFYPFWNILIISLNDATDSLRGNLYFWPREFTTASYITIFRNPEIWSALQVTALRTVIGTAVSIICISMLAYSLSKRYLLGWKYFSFFFVFTMYFGGGLIPTYMVIKALGLIDSFWVFIFPGLIGVFLMILVRTFIEQLPGEIEESAKIDGANDLQVFVRIVLPLCVPVLATIGLFLAIGHWNAWYDSYIYTYKPELKTLQAVLVKILNQFQTGAMMTDAQQLAQNAKRIPVSSESIRMAVTMVATLPIIMVYPFVQKYFVKGIMMGAIKS; encoded by the coding sequence ATGAAAAATCAAAAAACGATGACCGAGCATCTGTTTGATGCGGCCTTGTACCTGTTCCTGACGTGCATCTTTCTCGTCACGTTTTATCCGTTCTGGAACATCCTGATCATCTCGCTGAACGATGCGACGGACTCGCTGCGCGGCAACCTGTATTTCTGGCCGCGAGAGTTTACGACAGCCAGCTATATTACCATCTTCCGCAACCCGGAAATCTGGAGTGCGCTGCAGGTGACGGCGCTGCGGACAGTGATCGGGACCGCGGTGTCGATTATCTGTATCTCCATGCTGGCTTACTCCTTAAGCAAACGGTATTTGCTCGGCTGGAAGTATTTTTCGTTCTTCTTTGTGTTTACGATGTATTTCGGGGGCGGCTTGATTCCAACGTATATGGTGATCAAGGCGTTGGGGTTAATTGACTCGTTCTGGGTGTTTATTTTCCCGGGGCTGATCGGAGTGTTTCTGATGATCCTCGTTCGCACCTTCATCGAGCAGTTGCCCGGCGAAATCGAGGAATCGGCCAAAATCGACGGCGCCAACGATTTGCAGGTTTTCGTCCGCATCGTTCTTCCGCTGTGTGTACCGGTGCTGGCGACGATTGGCTTGTTCCTGGCCATCGGCCACTGGAATGCTTGGTACGATTCCTATATTTACACGTATAAACCGGAGCTTAAGACGCTGCAGGCCGTTCTGGTCAAGATCCTTAACCAATTCCAGACCGGCGCGATGATGACCGATGCCCAGCAGCTGGCGCAAAACGCCAAGCGCATCCCGGTCTCCAGCGAAAGCATTCGGATGGCGGTCACGATGGTGGCGACGCTGCCGATCATCATGGTGTACCCGTTCGTGCAAAAATATTTCGTCAAAGGGATCATGATGGGCGCGATCAAAAGCTAA
- a CDS encoding ABC transporter permease translates to MQTDLKLREGTDLNLPRRKVWPVFKQQKYLFLLMLPALIWAILFAYAPMAGLYMSFVNYQPTLGRFWYSLFHSEFVGLQWFRYFFNNGDFLIILRNTLASTLITLLFSFPMPILIALAINEIKNVQFKKIVQTSSYLPYFISWVIAANIIVTLLSSDGAVNALLKFFHITNESILFLQNGKYFWWIVALGNTWKDMGYSSIMYLAAISSINPELYEAAKVDGANRFKQIRYITFPHLKPTIVILLILAMGGILNAGFDQHFLLGNDLTKDYSDVLSTYSFRYGIQNGMFSYASAVGMFSSVVAFIIVVIVNQIAKKINGQSLF, encoded by the coding sequence ATGCAAACCGACTTGAAGCTACGTGAAGGCACGGACCTGAACCTCCCGCGCCGGAAAGTTTGGCCCGTCTTCAAACAACAAAAATACCTGTTCCTCTTGATGCTGCCGGCGCTCATCTGGGCGATCCTGTTCGCCTATGCTCCAATGGCCGGATTGTATATGTCGTTCGTGAACTACCAGCCCACGCTCGGCCGTTTCTGGTACAGTCTGTTCCACAGCGAATTCGTGGGATTGCAGTGGTTTCGTTATTTTTTTAATAACGGCGATTTCCTGATCATCCTGCGCAACACGTTGGCTTCGACGTTGATTACACTCCTGTTCTCGTTTCCGATGCCAATCCTGATCGCGCTGGCCATTAACGAAATCAAAAACGTCCAATTCAAAAAAATCGTGCAAACGTCCTCCTATTTGCCGTATTTCATCTCCTGGGTTATCGCGGCCAACATTATCGTTACGCTGCTGTCCTCGGATGGTGCGGTGAACGCGTTGCTGAAGTTTTTCCATATTACCAATGAGAGCATCCTGTTCCTGCAAAACGGCAAGTACTTCTGGTGGATTGTCGCCTTGGGCAATACGTGGAAGGATATGGGCTACAGCTCGATCATGTATTTGGCGGCGATCTCTTCCATCAACCCGGAATTGTACGAAGCGGCCAAGGTGGATGGGGCCAACCGGTTTAAGCAAATCCGTTATATCACGTTCCCGCATCTAAAGCCGACGATCGTCATCCTGCTGATTCTGGCCATGGGCGGCATTCTGAACGCCGGGTTCGACCAGCACTTCCTGCTCGGGAACGATTTGACGAAGGATTACTCCGACGTGCTCTCAACCTACTCGTTCCGCTACGGGATCCAGAACGGGATGTTCTCTTACGCTTCCGCTGTCGGCATGTTCAGCTCGGTGGTCGCCTTTATCATCGTGGTGATCGTCAACCAAATCGCGAAAAAAATCAACGGCCAGTCCTTATTCTAA
- a CDS encoding response regulator transcription factor, which translates to MYSIFLVDDEQLELEMMRDFIRWEEMGIYVAGVGINGKDAQEKIQAIQPDIVLTDVQMPFMDGLELARWVREQYDWMQIVFLTGHDEFSYVKSALHVGAVGYLLKPLDLEEISGVMARVKQKCEEVRLKYKSVQMTKAKLLKELLHEKSPVRQEQLTAELRKLERGGASGPSYSLALCSADRSASGINGGEPDGTGEAGSLEAAISRLPEVTEEYFHAVRKDAVVAVLQEGELAIFIAAEPESGSQPAMTREQWGTLQQTVRGLLGLSVTLAIGNEAVEPAGIAQLYERVRSLRDERFFLGPGQILVAGDVKPGYRYGTLPPFPEQAWLEALQQLRSEEAEAMLHDYLINVRQLRIDKSLVYEWAIDLLDRLEEQIHSPSLNGQAEPVKRAALYQSVYDCQTLQEIEAAIWRAAAHYLELLMERATDKNAKLVHQVCQIIDNTYHEPITIQSLSSQVYLSPNYLRSIFRDKTGMTIHDYLTRIRLEKAKEMLADPSLKVQDIAQKIGYESTSYFISLFVKNQGVTPNEYRKNL; encoded by the coding sequence ATGTACAGCATTTTTCTGGTGGACGACGAGCAATTGGAATTGGAGATGATGCGGGACTTCATCCGTTGGGAGGAGATGGGGATATACGTCGCCGGCGTCGGCATCAACGGGAAGGATGCCCAAGAGAAGATCCAAGCCATTCAGCCTGACATTGTGCTGACAGACGTCCAGATGCCCTTCATGGACGGCCTGGAGTTGGCAAGGTGGGTCAGGGAGCAGTATGACTGGATGCAGATTGTATTTCTGACCGGTCATGACGAGTTTAGTTATGTGAAATCAGCCTTGCACGTCGGAGCGGTCGGTTATTTGCTTAAGCCGCTGGATCTGGAGGAAATCTCCGGAGTAATGGCGCGGGTGAAGCAAAAGTGCGAAGAGGTACGTTTAAAATATAAATCGGTTCAGATGACGAAAGCCAAGTTGTTGAAAGAGCTACTCCACGAAAAATCACCGGTTCGGCAGGAGCAGCTCACCGCCGAGCTTCGCAAGCTGGAACGGGGAGGAGCCTCCGGCCCTTCCTATTCGCTGGCGCTTTGCAGCGCGGACCGCAGCGCAAGCGGCATCAACGGCGGAGAGCCCGACGGCACAGGGGAGGCGGGTTCGTTGGAAGCCGCGATCTCCCGTCTGCCCGAGGTGACGGAGGAATATTTCCACGCCGTCCGTAAGGACGCGGTGGTTGCTGTGCTGCAGGAAGGGGAGCTGGCGATCTTTATCGCGGCTGAACCCGAAAGCGGAAGCCAGCCCGCCATGACGCGAGAGCAGTGGGGGACGCTGCAGCAGACGGTCCGGGGATTGTTGGGGCTGTCAGTCACGCTCGCCATCGGCAACGAAGCGGTCGAACCGGCCGGCATCGCCCAACTGTATGAACGGGTGCGCAGCTTGCGAGACGAGCGTTTTTTCCTTGGGCCGGGGCAGATTTTGGTCGCAGGTGACGTCAAACCGGGATACCGCTACGGCACGCTGCCGCCCTTCCCGGAGCAGGCGTGGCTGGAGGCGCTGCAGCAGCTGCGCAGCGAAGAGGCGGAAGCGATGTTGCATGATTATCTCATAAACGTTCGCCAGCTGCGGATCGATAAATCGCTTGTGTACGAGTGGGCGATCGACCTGCTGGACCGCTTGGAGGAACAGATTCACAGTCCGAGCTTAAACGGCCAGGCCGAACCGGTCAAACGTGCCGCCCTGTATCAATCGGTTTACGATTGTCAGACGCTGCAGGAGATCGAAGCGGCGATTTGGCGGGCGGCAGCGCATTATTTGGAGCTGCTGATGGAGCGGGCCACGGACAAGAACGCCAAGCTGGTGCATCAGGTCTGCCAGATCATCGATAATACGTATCATGAGCCGATCACCATTCAAAGCTTGTCCAGCCAAGTGTATTTGTCGCCGAACTATCTGCGCTCGATCTTCCGGGACAAAACCGGGATGACGATTCACGACTATCTGACTCGCATCCGCCTGGAGAAAGCGAAGGAGATGCTGGCGGATCCATCGCTGAAGGTACAGGATATCGCCCAGAAAATCGGTTACGAGAGCACGTCCTATTTCATTTCCTTATTCGTGAAAAACCAAGGAGTCACGCCAAATGAATATCGAAAAAATCTTTAA
- a CDS encoding sensor histidine kinase, whose protein sequence is MNIEKIFKGTEGMNPIARRLSLFRHHWFANLRLRNKLFIIFLLVSFIPCSVLIYYSYTSTRNTITEQTYASLSGTLNQINTNLENRLGYYEQLTNILYMDAQLRNFLSNDYEQAYYYLDAFRYINRTMSSMMISNANIQGITIYIDNKTLYSDKQYIRYTEELPETVKQQALNAAGSPVYTHIEDPQTGTSYVTLARSLSYFSLSHPYGILTINIDDKEIYSLIEKENVNKSVYIIDETGRVISSGDAAMKGNQLFDLYPIQADLTLSSGKFDKRIGGQELFFTYKKLRNGWTTVITVPYDELLANTNKATKRIVWISVTVIAVAALLIFVTAKVITKRIEGLLQQIRKVERGNFQVQRMPMGNDEIGQLSYAFQKMAARIQELINEVYVKEIAVKDSELTTLQAQINPHFLYNTLSSISSLALKEGSMQVYQMVNHLSKYYRISLNKGKRVVLLEQEIQLVKNYVSIQAIRFRGMLHMHYDLDESLFNRTVIKLILQPFIENCIHHAIWSETGINIIVKLKAEGEDLLLQVIDDGQGMTRQRLEEAFNKSSNQSGYGIKNVDDRIKLAYGERYGVEIFSRLGIGTNVTIRLPLNPNASELETRLNTG, encoded by the coding sequence ATGAATATCGAAAAAATCTTTAAAGGGACGGAAGGAATGAACCCGATCGCTCGGCGGTTGTCCTTGTTCAGGCATCATTGGTTCGCCAATCTTCGGCTGCGCAACAAGCTGTTTATTATTTTCCTTCTCGTGTCTTTTATCCCGTGCTCCGTGCTGATTTATTATTCCTATACCTCCACGCGGAACACGATTACGGAGCAGACGTACGCTTCGTTAAGCGGGACGCTCAATCAGATCAATACGAACCTTGAAAACCGGCTGGGGTATTATGAGCAGCTGACCAATATTTTGTATATGGATGCGCAGCTGCGGAACTTTTTGTCCAACGATTACGAACAGGCCTATTATTATCTCGATGCGTTCCGCTACATCAATCGGACGATGTCCTCCATGATGATTTCCAACGCGAATATTCAGGGCATCACCATTTACATCGATAACAAGACGTTGTATTCCGATAAGCAGTACATCCGATATACCGAGGAGCTGCCGGAAACGGTGAAGCAGCAAGCGCTGAATGCGGCCGGGAGTCCGGTTTACACCCATATCGAAGATCCGCAAACCGGCACGTCCTATGTCACGCTGGCCCGTTCGCTCAGTTACTTTAGCTTGTCGCACCCTTACGGCATTCTAACGATCAATATCGACGACAAGGAAATCTATTCCCTGATCGAAAAAGAGAACGTTAATAAGAGCGTCTACATCATCGACGAGACCGGCCGCGTGATCAGCTCCGGTGATGCGGCGATGAAGGGGAATCAGCTGTTTGACCTTTATCCCATTCAAGCGGATTTAACGTTGTCCAGCGGGAAATTTGATAAGCGGATTGGCGGACAGGAGTTGTTTTTTACCTACAAAAAGCTACGCAACGGATGGACGACGGTAATTACCGTCCCTTATGACGAACTGCTCGCCAATACGAATAAAGCGACTAAACGGATTGTCTGGATTTCGGTCACTGTGATCGCGGTTGCCGCCCTGCTCATTTTCGTGACGGCGAAGGTGATCACGAAACGGATTGAGGGGCTGCTGCAGCAAATTCGCAAGGTGGAGCGGGGGAATTTCCAGGTTCAACGCATGCCGATGGGAAACGATGAGATCGGGCAGCTGTCGTACGCGTTCCAGAAGATGGCGGCGCGTATTCAGGAACTGATTAATGAGGTATACGTTAAGGAAATCGCCGTAAAGGATTCGGAGCTGACGACGCTGCAGGCGCAGATCAATCCGCATTTTCTATACAATACGTTGTCCTCGATCTCCTCGCTGGCTTTGAAGGAAGGCAGCATGCAGGTCTATCAGATGGTTAACCATTTATCGAAGTATTATCGAATCTCGCTGAACAAGGGCAAACGGGTGGTGTTGCTGGAACAGGAAATCCAGTTAGTCAAAAACTACGTTTCTATTCAGGCCATCCGGTTCCGCGGGATGCTGCATATGCACTACGATTTGGACGAGTCGTTGTTTAACCGGACGGTGATCAAGTTGATATTGCAGCCATTTATCGAGAACTGCATCCATCACGCGATCTGGAGTGAGACCGGCATCAACATTATCGTCAAGCTCAAGGCGGAAGGAGAGGATCTGTTGCTGCAGGTTATCGACGACGGACAGGGCATGACCCGCCAGCGGCTGGAGGAGGCGTTTAATAAATCAAGCAATCAATCCGGCTATGGTATCAAAAATGTCGACGACCGAATCAAACTGGCTTACGGGGAACGATATGGGGTGGAAATCTTCAGCCGGCTTGGCATCGGGACGAATGTGACGATCCGCCTGCCGCTGAATCCGAACGCGTCCGAGCTGGAAACGCGGCTGAATACGGGGTGA
- a CDS encoding ABC transporter substrate-binding protein, with the protein MKKKLLFMVSSMMILALLAGCGSGNAPSAGGNSPAANGGTNGEAADDKSPITLTLFDQNTGDPFTNPVAKAITEKTGVTVEIQQPTGNPAEKLNLMLASNDLPDIVLMSRGSDIMNKYISSGAVIPLDDLIEKYGPNIKKMYGDTLKKTRSADGKNYYLANWYGLEQYPVFGFLMRMDLMKELGVGDKVNNGEPFTAEEFENLLKAFKEKYPTIDGKETIPMTLNGDNMSGVTGTFKGMYGIMPYYEKDGKLLKDIRDPRYLEMMKFMNSLYRQGLLDKEWVTMKTKQYEQKLAAGNVFATADASWNVGGANGLLKADAPDPAKAEERQFYQYKVLAPGIGPDQTTYGPKSSLGWDGISITKTNKDPVRTIKFLDFLASEEGQYLMMWGVEGVHWDMKDGKHVPRQEVLDAFKKDWAEASRTTGIRKWTWTIKNGPGSDGTPYDLIGRGMSDPTTDLAIKNLADTSFDTAPYDSLGPDGGTPEAIMETKVNETINEYFLKMALAPSEQDVVTLYNTMMKQVEAAGLSKLEEVYNKKYQERMELWK; encoded by the coding sequence ATGAAGAAGAAGCTGCTATTCATGGTATCCTCTATGATGATCCTTGCCCTGCTCGCTGGCTGCGGGTCCGGGAACGCCCCGTCGGCGGGAGGAAATTCTCCTGCGGCGAACGGAGGGACAAACGGAGAGGCGGCAGATGATAAGTCGCCGATCACGTTGACGTTGTTTGACCAGAACACCGGGGATCCGTTTACGAACCCTGTGGCGAAAGCGATTACAGAAAAAACCGGCGTGACCGTAGAAATCCAGCAGCCCACCGGGAATCCAGCGGAGAAGCTGAACCTGATGCTGGCAAGTAACGATTTGCCGGACATCGTGCTAATGAGCCGCGGAAGCGACATCATGAACAAGTATATCTCCTCGGGAGCCGTGATCCCGCTGGACGATCTGATCGAGAAATACGGACCGAACATCAAGAAAATGTACGGGGATACGCTGAAGAAAACGCGCAGTGCGGACGGGAAGAACTACTATCTGGCCAACTGGTACGGCCTGGAGCAGTACCCGGTGTTTGGCTTCCTGATGCGGATGGACTTGATGAAGGAGCTGGGCGTTGGGGATAAGGTGAACAACGGCGAGCCGTTTACAGCCGAAGAGTTCGAGAACCTGTTAAAGGCGTTTAAGGAGAAGTACCCAACGATTGACGGCAAGGAAACCATTCCGATGACGTTAAATGGCGACAACATGAGTGGAGTTACCGGTACGTTCAAAGGAATGTATGGCATTATGCCGTATTACGAGAAGGACGGCAAGCTGCTGAAGGATATCCGCGATCCGCGGTATTTGGAAATGATGAAATTCATGAACTCCTTGTATCGCCAAGGCCTGCTCGACAAAGAGTGGGTGACGATGAAGACGAAGCAGTATGAGCAGAAGCTGGCGGCGGGGAACGTATTTGCTACGGCGGATGCCAGCTGGAACGTGGGCGGAGCGAACGGTTTGCTGAAGGCGGATGCTCCGGACCCAGCTAAGGCGGAGGAAAGACAGTTCTATCAATATAAGGTGCTGGCACCGGGGATTGGACCGGACCAAACGACGTATGGGCCGAAGAGCTCGTTGGGTTGGGACGGTATCTCCATCACCAAGACGAACAAGGATCCGGTCCGTACGATCAAGTTCTTGGATTTCCTTGCCAGCGAGGAAGGGCAGTATTTGATGATGTGGGGCGTGGAAGGCGTGCATTGGGACATGAAGGACGGCAAGCACGTGCCGCGTCAAGAAGTGCTGGACGCCTTCAAGAAGGATTGGGCGGAAGCTTCCCGCACGACCGGGATCCGCAAATGGACCTGGACGATCAAGAACGGACCAGGCTCCGACGGCACGCCGTATGACCTGATCGGCCGCGGGATGAGCGATCCGACGACGGACCTGGCGATCAAGAACCTCGCGGATACGTCGTTTGATACGGCGCCTTATGACAGCCTTGGCCCGGACGGCGGTACACCGGAAGCGATTATGGAGACGAAGGTCAACGAGACGATTAACGAGTACTTCCTGAAGATGGCCCTGGCTCCTAGCGAGCAAGACGTGGTAACCTTGTACAACACCATGATGAAGCAAGTAGAGGCTGCAGGCTTATCGAAACTGGAAGAAGTGTATAACAAGAAGTATCAAGAACGTATGGAATTGTGGAAATAA
- a CDS encoding ABC transporter permease — MLTKLAKYRWQYVMVLPAVVLLFLFSYVPMVGIQVAFRDFQIGTTMWNSPWVGFENFAFLRDDQFWLVVRNTVYIAVLKFVFGFPAPILLALLINELRHNGFKRFVQSVSYLPHFFSWIVVAYILQSFLTLDGGLVNQLIVNLGGDPVFFLGSTEWFRPMIVASSLWKEVGWNTILYLAAITTIDPQLYEAAKVEGAGKWAQMRHITLPGMMPTISIVLILSMPSLIAVGMDQIYPLMNPANQPVADVLDTYILRSGLQQGYFGMATAVGMLSSLLSLLLVLSANQLSRKANGEGLW; from the coding sequence ATGCTTACCAAACTTGCAAAATACCGCTGGCAATACGTCATGGTGCTGCCCGCCGTCGTCCTGCTGTTCCTGTTCAGTTACGTGCCTATGGTGGGCATCCAGGTGGCGTTTCGGGATTTCCAAATCGGCACAACGATGTGGAACAGTCCTTGGGTGGGCTTCGAGAATTTTGCCTTTTTACGGGACGATCAATTTTGGCTGGTGGTGCGGAACACGGTGTACATCGCCGTTCTGAAATTCGTGTTCGGATTTCCGGCGCCGATCCTATTGGCGCTGCTGATCAACGAGCTGCGGCACAACGGGTTCAAGCGCTTCGTCCAATCGGTCAGCTATTTGCCGCATTTTTTCTCCTGGATCGTCGTTGCGTACATTTTGCAATCCTTCCTGACGCTGGACGGCGGGCTGGTGAACCAACTGATCGTGAATCTGGGCGGCGACCCGGTGTTCTTCCTTGGATCCACGGAGTGGTTCCGTCCAATGATTGTCGCCAGCAGCCTGTGGAAGGAAGTCGGCTGGAACACGATTCTGTACCTGGCCGCCATCACGACCATCGATCCGCAGCTGTATGAAGCGGCCAAGGTGGAGGGCGCCGGCAAATGGGCGCAGATGCGTCACATTACATTGCCGGGCATGATGCCCACCATTTCGATCGTGCTGATCCTCAGCATGCCAAGCTTGATCGCTGTCGGGATGGATCAAATTTATCCGCTGATGAACCCGGCCAATCAGCCGGTTGCGGACGTGCTGGATACGTATATTTTAAGAAGCGGCTTGCAGCAGGGGTATTTTGGAATGGCGACCGCCGTTGGGATGTTATCCTCATTGCTTAGCTTGCTCCTGGTGCTCAGCGCGAATCAGTTGTCTCGGAAAGCCAACGGAGAGGGGCTGTGGTAA
- a CDS encoding carbohydrate ABC transporter permease, which yields MQTSTSDKISQGVIIFLMLLLCASVIYPFMYMLSISLNVGSDAAKGGVYLWPRQFTWANYEIVLGNVVIRHAYLITVARTIVGTLAGLVVTLLAAFGLSYERMPFRSALLTYVLITMLFSGGLIPFYIQLNELHLLNTFWVYIVPGAFSAWNMFVMLKFIQGIPVALVESAEIDGANPVRVLLSIILPLSKPMLAALALFTAVGHWNDWFAGAFFVTDQNLIPVQTFLQQLLSAQDMSTVLGSNNNIEALARGTQLSNVTLMSIKMATVMVSAIPILCVYPFLQKYFVKGVLIGSVKG from the coding sequence ATGCAAACTTCCACAAGCGATAAAATTAGTCAGGGCGTCATCATTTTCCTGATGCTGCTTCTCTGCGCCTCGGTCATCTATCCCTTCATGTATATGCTGTCGATTTCGCTAAACGTTGGCAGTGACGCAGCCAAAGGCGGGGTGTATTTGTGGCCACGGCAGTTCACTTGGGCCAATTACGAGATCGTATTGGGCAACGTCGTTATACGGCATGCCTACTTGATCACGGTAGCCCGAACCATTGTCGGCACGCTGGCCGGTTTGGTTGTGACGTTGCTCGCCGCATTTGGACTCTCTTACGAGCGGATGCCGTTTCGAAGCGCTCTGCTGACTTACGTGCTGATTACGATGCTGTTCAGCGGCGGATTAATCCCGTTTTACATTCAGCTCAACGAGCTTCATTTGCTGAACACGTTTTGGGTGTATATCGTTCCCGGGGCGTTCTCAGCCTGGAACATGTTCGTTATGCTGAAGTTCATTCAAGGAATTCCTGTGGCGCTTGTGGAATCCGCCGAGATTGACGGGGCCAACCCGGTCCGCGTACTGCTGTCGATCATCCTGCCGCTGTCGAAGCCGATGTTAGCCGCGCTTGCCTTATTTACGGCCGTCGGGCATTGGAACGACTGGTTTGCCGGGGCTTTTTTCGTCACGGACCAGAATCTGATCCCGGTGCAAACCTTCCTGCAGCAGCTGTTGTCGGCGCAAGACATGTCGACCGTGCTGGGCTCGAACAACAATATCGAAGCGCTTGCCCGCGGCACCCAGCTGTCCAATGTGACGCTGATGTCGATCAAGATGGCAACGGTGATGGTTAGCGCAATTCCGATCCTTTGCGTCTATCCGTTTTTGCAGAAATATTTCGTCAAGGGAGTGCTCATCGGCTCCGTCAAGGGGTGA